GCGCCTTTTATAACCAATGGCACCTGAATCTTTTCCGCCATGTCCGGGGTCAAGTACGATAATTTTATTTCTTGGGTTAAAAGTGAGAAAATTTGTCTTTTTCACTGCTTTTTTAGTGACTTTTGGTGTCGGTTTTTTGCTACTCTTCTTGGTGATTTTTTTATGGCTTGAGAGCGGTGGTGTATAATAGATATGTATTTTTGACGCATGAATACTGAAACGATAACGTATGACTTTAGTACTCACAAGCACCATCCGCACGGTATTTTTATTGTACCATGCAATGCGTATCTCTTTCAGTCCTCGAGGCGTTTTGAGTTTGCCTAAGGTTGATAATCTGGCATGAAAATCAAAAACTTTTTTGTATTCATGCTTGCCGTTAATCGCAAAGGTATTGATAGCCTTTTTTGCAATATTTTTATTAAAATAGAGTGTCACATCATGATCTCCGATTACAACGCGTTGCAATAGAGGGAAGTTATCATTTGCAGGTATCTGTTTTTTGCGTCCCCCAGAGGGTTTGCTTTTGGGATGTATTTTCGGTTTTATTGTATCATGAGAGGTAAGCGTACGCAATTCATTCTCATAATTTTTCGGACTTAATTTCAATATTTTCGAACTCTTGATGAGTCGTTTTAAGGTTTCTCTTTTTAGTGTCGTGTCATTGTTAATAATTGATTTGATATAAATATTTTGCAAAGAATGAAATATTCGAAACATCTCATTCTTATCGGCCTGTTCTATCTTTTTGTCATAAGAATAGACCTGTTTGAGATACGGTGAGCTTGCAAAAAGCATCACTGAAATAGAGATTAAAAGTGTTAAGGTTCTAACTATTTTCGCCATGCACCAACTTGTTAATAAGTTCTTTAACACTTATAATTTCACGGAGCTTATAACCGTTTGCTCCCGTGAAGAACAAGCCTGTTTCGGTTTTGCCCAAATAAGCATCAGACAATCGATCTGCGATACAATATCCCACTGCTTTGGCTTCTTGTCCCCTGTGACATGGGCTCACACAATTACTGATACATTTGATTTTCGGACCTTCTCTTTTATCCACCATCTCAATCAGATTGGTGCGCACTCCACGTGCGGGATATCCCACAGGGGATTTCAACAATTGAATATCCTCTTCTTTAGAATCTAAAATTACTTTTTTAAAATTATCACTCGCATCACATTCATGGGTTCCAATAAATCGTGTTCCCATTTGAACACCATCAGCTCCCAATTCAATCATCTTCAAGATATCATCATGATCCCAAACACCACCAGCAGCAATGAGTGGAAAATCTCCCCATTTTTTTATCTCTTCTTTGACCGGTTTTATCAAATTTTCAAGCTGATACTCTTCTTTAAAGCATTGCTCATAGGTAAATCC
This genomic window from Sulfurospirillum sp. 1612 contains:
- a CDS encoding nitronate monooxygenase family protein, producing the protein MALKALKIGKYTIEYPIIQGGMGLGISWDKLAGNVSLEGGLGVISSVGTGYYKDKRYIKKEISERPFEAENFYSRESFKAIINNTRKIANGKPIAANILYAINDYGRVARDACELGVDIIITGAGLPTNMPEFTEGYPDVALVPIVSSAKALKIICKRWKQRYDRLPDAVVVEGPKSGGHQGFTYEQCFKEEYQLENLIKPVKEEIKKWGDFPLIAAGGVWDHDDILKMIELGADGVQMGTRFIGTHECDASDNFKKVILDSKEEDIQLLKSPVGYPARGVRTNLIEMVDKREGPKIKCISNCVSPCHRGQEAKAVGYCIADRLSDAYLGKTETGLFFTGANGYKLREIISVKELINKLVHGENS
- a CDS encoding N-acetylmuramoyl-L-alanine amidase family protein; the protein is MAKIVRTLTLLISISVMLFASSPYLKQVYSYDKKIEQADKNEMFRIFHSLQNIYIKSIINNDTTLKRETLKRLIKSSKILKLSPKNYENELRTLTSHDTIKPKIHPKSKPSGGRKKQIPANDNFPLLQRVVIGDHDVTLYFNKNIAKKAINTFAINGKHEYKKVFDFHARLSTLGKLKTPRGLKEIRIAWYNKNTVRMVLVSTKVIRYRFSIHASKIHIYYTPPLSSHKKITKKSSKKPTPKVTKKAVKKTNFLTFNPRNKIIVLDPGHGGKDSGAIGYKRRYEKNAVLSIALKTYKELKKRGYRVYMTRRGDYFVKLRNRTRFANQKRADLFISIHANAAPKKSQYYSAKGLETFFLSPARSARSKRVAALENRVDLEDMDYYSKNTFLNLINREKIVQANKMALDVQQGILQNVRKKYHIVDGGVRKAPFWVLVGAQMPAILIETGYITNPTEGTRLFSFYYQNLIAKGIADGVDNYFLKN